Proteins encoded in a region of the Trypanosoma brucei brucei TREU927 chromosome 5, complete sequence genome:
- a CDS encoding mitochondrial DNA polymerase beta (identical to GB:AY354517: DNA polymerase beta {Trypanosoma brucei} (PMID:12966090)), with product MLRRTFFRLSLDNRENIIRIFTEMADLNNALGEKYKVQSYNRAVRSLKTHLDLPLRTVEDLEKFPGIGSKLLKKAEEIIRTGKLDELEKKTKPKLKAIQELTQIHGFGPRAAATLFDREGIFTVEDLIEKADQIQLTEQQRVGVRYFHDINEKIPMHESILHENFLRECALRRLGSDYEIQICGSYRRRHPFSGDIDAILARSLNAPPLDAPVTTTGVLTILVEYLQEQRYLEATMALGPLKYMGMGRLPPRTTGGATKTYKARRVDIRLIETKSVPTALLTFTGSKNFNVIMRQAAISKGYLLNEYGLFKVGTSDEVRVLQERVRARKAAGLSKSQMKQEDPYSSSSVTEEGAEPFVSSISGNSAKMETLGMTKEELEAKRVHVTCEKDVFDVLGMPYAKPENRDP from the coding sequence ATGCTCAGACGAACCTTCTTCCGTCTGAGTCTTGACAACCGTGAGAACATCATCCGCATTTTCACGGAGATGGCAGATCTCAACAATGCCCTGGGTGAGAAATACAAGGTACAAAGTTATAACCGCGCGGTGCGGAGCCTAAAAACGCACCTTGACTTACCACTGCGCACCGTCGAGGACCTTGAAAAATTCCCTGGAATCGGCAGCAAGCTGCTTAAGAAGGCTGAAGAGATCATCCGAACCGGGAAGCTGGATGAACttgagaaaaaaacgaagccCAAACTGAAGGCAATTCAGGAACTTACGCAGATCCATGGCTTTGGCCCCCGGGCGGCGGCAACACTGTTTGACCGCGAAGGTATCTTTACTGTGGAGGATCTTATTGAAAAGGCAGACCAGATTCAACTGACAGAGCAACAGCGCGTTGGTGTACGTTACTTCCACGACATAAATGAGAAAATCCCGATGCACGAATCCATCCTTCACGAAAACTTCCTCCGGGAGTGTGCGTTGCGGCGACTGGGCTCTGATTATGAGATTCAGATATGCGGTAGCTACCGCCGCCGTCATCCCTTCAGCGGCGATATTGACGCCATACTTGCGCGTTCTCTTAACGCCCCACCATTAGATGCCCCGGTGACAACCACTGGCGTCCTTACCATTCTGGTTGAGTACCTTCAGGAGCAGCGGTACCTCGAGGCGACGATGGCACTCGGACCTCTCAAATACATGGGCATGGGCCGGCTCCCACCGCGCACGACGGGAGgtgcaacaaaaacatataagGCTCGTCGTGTGGATATTCGTCTCATTGAAACGAAGTCTGTTCCTACCGCCCTCCTCACCTTCACGGGGAGCAAAAACTTCAACGTCATTATGCGGCAAGCGGCCATCAGCAAAGGTTACCTGCTGAACGAGTATGGTCTCTTTAAGGTGGGCACGTCGGATGAGGTTCGAGTGCTGCAGGAGCGAGTGCGAGCAAGGAAAGCTGCAGGTTTAAGCAAGTCACAGATGAAGCAGGAGGACCCGTACTCTTCGTCCTCTGTGACTGAAGAGGGTGCAGAGCCTTTTGTCTCGTCTATTAGTGGAAACTCTGCGAAGATGGAAACGCTGGGTATGACAAAGGAGGAACTCGAGGCGAAGCGGGTGCACGTGACGTGTGAGAAAGACGTGTTTGATGTCCTCGGGATGCCTTACGCAAAACCGGAGAATCGGGACCCATAG
- a CDS encoding hypothetical protein, conserved (similar to GP:9802011: juvenile hormone-inducible protein 1 {Drosophila melanogaster} (PMID:10926782)) has product MSVDTIQLVGTDVPNSYGSCCFTGHVQHEALNWVTEPMPPIGSASQSPTPASRCESQLLFFNCPEGTQRFSAEAAIRLVRTRGFFFTRWVPSTVMGMPGLLFTINDAGVHHANFFGPGGMGMTGRSDEVQGVGDSAAAAQSSSCGSDVIGNCTGGLAEMLDALRRHYFVYRQMSFQQLRVGQLPRRLSTSMPGNYVYEVPLLFDRSETISTVGQGRGHRVPEAAASSLSSFFVIALQLSTTSALVGFRISQGNKSDADEVYGYAILHAPAAVFDCRCAKALGVPAGPLYGQLKQGVGVWVDDPPTPGAEGECNTRRFIDPRSVQQATVGSQSLYVTLVLDGDSVCDVATAMETLFGRDGAGTEERDFRQEHSTVDGGDCSTSGKLYELLKQWKPQFAYRSHGANLCKDDGTAQVERTISLVHVVHVQCLQFFSSIGGGNHVIGQSLYISNVFAHVFPPVRQEAMKCLSNDANFPVGLEPPTAGGTKHHFCADVQSTFSAFPTALAHRYHLNSIAAQQFPLASSLSEKSDSEPSECWIRHCYVDDGKGPVWPYAVKHLLIPPGASTPLVTEISDDPSAAHVLVERLAGATLSARSGLENFDKQNVAGREKKGTNVKGLLRYPTATSAAAMLSEQFRSAVAAVRHDTSTSATKLDLSTLQGREYNVDGGGALSFLGTGSAIPSKYRNVSGAFVEVVYTSQHREPPCRAIVVLDFGEGSTGQLSMLYGHGEEQLRDFVRDLTFVFISHSHADHHLGLLSLLELRHRLFFERDANGKQRDAIEPILIVCPQEVWAFLMETWGQSRSCGQWLSEEVIFDVFPAEDGEEQLRSDVAFLPHLNELCSKLCSKMVSSQSDIVSDEAVPRRANRPLWAAEVFPVDHPANAHALLLRFPVHQATPSDLAPSRVLLFSGDTRPSPFLVERCCQFTDTTCRDSEESQDPIGGVYICLHEATFGDGCEDEAMRKSHSTLREALGVAGAIGARHVVLNHFSQRYPKLPGLTKAHLGGRDVDLHCKRRGHRPKQTEMPTLVSEEMEQEPEQPMCFGFDFMRLTFDALERGEVSRLTPLFVQLLQEYESWGVGTTKRLRE; this is encoded by the coding sequence ATGTCAGTAGATACCATTCAGCTTGTGGGTACGGATGTTCCAAACAGCTACGGTAGCTGCTGCTTTACCGGTCACGTACAGCATGAGGCTTTGAACTGGGTTACCGAGCCCATGCCACCTATTGGTAGTGCATCGCAAAGCCCAACCCCGGCCAGTAGATGTGAGAGTCAGTTACTTTTCTTCAACTGCCCTGAAGGCACGCAGCGCTTTAGTGCCGAAGCGGCTATACGTTTAGTGCGGACACGtggttttttcttcacacgGTGGGTGCCGTCAACCGTGATGGGCATGCCAGGACTCCTGTTTACCATTAACGATGCTGGCGTTCACCATGCAAATTTCTTTGGGCCAGGCGGAATGGGGATGACTGGCAGAAGCGACGAAGTTCAGGGCGTTGGTGACAGTGCTGCCGCTGCCCAGTCCTCAAGTTGCGGGAGCGATGTAATTGGCAACTGTACTGGAGGTTTGGCTGAAATGTTAGACGCTTTGCGGCGTCACTATTTTGTTTACCGACAGATGAGCTTCCAGCAGTTACGTGTTGGCCAGTTGCCGCGACGTCTTTCTACGTCAATGCCGGGGAACTATGTGTATGaggtgccgctgctgttTGATAGAAGTGAAACCATATCTACCGTTGGTCAGGGGCGGGGTCACCGCGTACCCGAGGCCGCTGCGTCGTCATTgtcgtctttttttgtcataGCGCTGCAACTGAGTACGACGAGTGCATTGGTTGGTTTTCGCATATCGCAAGGCAACAAGAGCGATGCGGACGAAGTGTATGGCTATGCCATTTTGCATGCGCCGGCCGCCGTCTTCGACTGCCGCTGTGCAAAGGCTCTTGGTGTTCCGGCGGGTCCTTTATACGGCCAGTTGAAGCAAGGTGTGGGCGTGTGGGTGGATGACCCTCCTACTCCCGGTGCTGAAGGCGAATGTAACACGCGCCGCTTCATTGACCCCCGCAGTGTACAGCAGGCAACTGTGGGTAGCCAATCTCTCTATGTGACGCTTGTGCTGGATGGTGACAGTGTTTGTGATGTGGCGACCGCTATGGAAACTCTCTTTGGTCGTGACGGGGCGGGAACCGAGGAACGGGATTTCCGCCAGGAACATTCGACTGTGGATGGCGGTGATTGCAGTACTAGCGGTAAACTTTATGAACTTCTCAAGCAGTGGAAACCACAGTTTGCGTACCGCAGCCACGGCGCTAACCTTTGCAAAGATGACGGAACAGCACAAGTGGAGCGTACGATTTCGTTAGTTCACGTCGTTCACGTGCAATGTCTGCAATTCTTTTCGTCTATAGGAGGGGGAAACCACGTCATTGGGCAATCGCTTTATATTTCGAATGTGTTTGCGCATGTTTTCCCTCCTGTCCGTCAAGAGGCTATGAAATGCCTTTCCAACGACGCTAACTTCCCTGTGGGGTTGGAACCGCCAACAGCCGGTGGGACGAAACACCACTTTTGCGCGGATGTTCAGAGCACCTTCTCCGCTTTCCCAACTGCACTCGCTCATCGTTATCATCTGAACAGTATTGCTGCCCAGCAGTTTCCGCTAGCATCGTCGCTGTCTGAAAAGAGCGACAGCGAACCCAGTGAATGTTGGATTAGGCATTGCTACGTTGATGATGGAAAGGGGCCTGTTTGGCCATACGCCGTGAAACATCTACTCATTCCCCCTGGTGCCAGCACTCCACTGGTTACTGAAATAAGTGACGACCCTTCTGCAGCCCATGTTCTCGTTGAGAGGTTGGCCGGCGCTACCCTTTCCGCACGGAGCGGACTCGAAAATTTTGACAAACAGAATGTTgctggtagagagaagaagggTACTAACGTGAAGGGGTTGCTGCGGTACCCGACTGCCACCTCCGCTGCTGCAATGCTTTCGGAACAGTTCCGTTCTGCGGTTGCCGCTGTTCGCCACGACACCAGCACATCAGCTACTAAACTCGACTTGTCCACGTTGCAAGGACGAGAATACAATGTAGACGGCGGAGGTGCCCTCTCATTTCTGGGTACTGGCTCCGCTATACCGAGTAAATACCGTAACGTCAGTGGGGCATTTGTGGAGGTGGTGTACACTTCGCAACACAGGGAACCGCCGTGCCGTGCCATTGTTGTGCTTGATTTTGGCGAAGGTAGCACCGGGCAGTTGTCGATGCTATACGGTCATGGGGAGGAGCAGCTTCGTGACTTCGTGCGTGACCTGACCTTTGTGTTCATCTCCCACTCGCATGCGGATCATCACTTGGGGTTACTAAGTCTGCTTGAGCTTCGTCACCGTCTATTTTTTGAGCGGGATGCTAACGGAAAGCAGCGTGACGCGATCGAACCCATTCTCATTGTTTGCCCCCAAGAGGTTTGGGCCTTCCTTATGGAGACTTGGGGGCAGTCTCGTTCCTGCGGGCAGTGGTTGAGTGAGGAAGTGATATTTGATGTCTTCCCCGCAGAGGACGGCGAGGAACAACTTCGTAGCGATGTAGCGTTCCTGCCACACCTCAACGAACTGTGTTCGAAACTTTGCAGCAAAATGGTGTCCTCGCAATCAGATATTGTGAGTGATGAAGCCGTGCCCCGCAGAGCAAATCGACCGCTCTGGGCTGCCGAGGTGTTTCCGGTGGACCACCCAGCGAACGCCCACGCGCTGCTCCTTCGATTTCCCGTTCACCAGGCTACTCCTTCAGATTTAGCACCATCTCGTGTTTTGCTCTTCTCAGGGGACACGCGACCCTCCCCGTTTCTCGTGGAGCGCTGTTGTCAGTTTACAGACACCACTTGCCGCGATTCAGAGGAGTCGCAGGACCCGATTGGGGGTGTTTACATTTGCCTGCACGAAGCCACTTTCGGTGATGGCTGCGAGGACGAAGCGATGCGAAAGTCTCATTCAACCCTCCGGGAGGCTCTTGGCGTGGCGGGGGCAATCGGTGCCCGACACGTGGTGTTGAACCACTTTTCCCAGCGATACCCGAAGTTACCCGGTCTTACGAAAGCGCATCTGGGTGGGCGTGATGTGGACCTTCACTGCAAGAGGCGCGGCCACCGCCCCAAGCAAACGGAGATGCCAACACTGGTTAgtgaagagatggagcaagAGCCTGAGCAACCCATGTGCTTCGGCTTTGACTTCATGCGTTTAACGTTTGACGCACTTGAGCGTGGGGAAGTCTCGCGGTTAACTCCCTTGTTTGTACAACTCCTGCAAGAATATGAATCATGGGGTGTTGGCACAACAAAACGACTACGTGAATGA
- a CDS encoding mitochondrial DNA polymerase beta-PAK (similar to GB:AY354516 : DNA polymerase beta-PAK {Trypanosoma brucei} (PMID: 12966090); simiar to GB:AAA68599.2: DNA polymerase beta {Crithidia fasciculata}) — protein sequence MLLFRPTLLLSAAKRTAASANARRPAKRAVVAAATTSPAATSVPPPVRPAKRPVVPSPTPAPPPPRPSKKPVAQAGAPAPVAPPSPRPVKRPVVAAAAPTPPTPRPVKKPPAAPAQTPAPPPPRPWKKPVAQAGAPAPVAPPSPRPVKRPVVAAAAPTPPTPRPVKKPPAAPAQTPAPPPPRPSKKPVAQAGAPAPVAPPSPRPVKRPVVAAAAPTPPTPRPVKKPPAAPAASAPPSPKPAKKQAAAAASAPVSPRPVKQPAGTRARSQPKKPATKAKSPPAPPPAALPAPAPAAVPVTPKIKPTDFVPDYRERVLQIFQQLAEINKALDERYKASSYVVAVERLKRNDYIYMNFPPNIMPPGVNDEERKRLVAKVKNTTAMGDKLREKIVEILTTGDLAELHLLQQTPLIRAVRELTQVHGVGPRTAVIFFKKHGLKTVEELRKRVEEQEANEGGKGSSGDKSALKLTEAQRLGLKYYSDITQRIPHAEVRLHEAFLKLRLRKYLGKSYELAICGSYRRRLATSGDIDVLITRKIVADEGATPQGASEETSREKDGSLKVEKQLEPQEVLAAFVSALKEERYIEATLAQGATKFMGVSRLKSYKYNAGTANPRMYPARRLDIRFVEPECFPAALLYFTGSKNFNVVMRAEAIKRNFILNEYGLFRNDATGNEPTSSSETGGRVAGDGADKGAIRGRWSAEAFQKLVRANYYSAKSPAFVGTIEDAVDDEKDGEAAVGKNAKGSSATSRKQKQQQAKELAALWREVEARRVKVKHEREIFAALGMAYVHPEKRDVGTKTEGNVVGADKKRRSK from the coding sequence ATGCTTTTGTTCCGCCCCACCTTGCTGCTCTCCGCTGCGAAGAGAACAGCGGCTTCCGCGAACGCGCGGCGCCCCGCCAAGAGGGCAGTAGTTGCGGCTGCTACCACGTCACCGGCAGCAACTTCAGTCCCGCCACCCGTGAGGCCGGCAAAGAGACCTGTAGTACCAAGCCCAACACcggcgccaccaccaccaaggcCATCGAAGAAACCCGTGGCGCAGGCTGGAGCACCTGCACCCGTTGCACCACCTTCACCAAGGCCCGTAAAGAGACCAGTTGTAGCTGCCGCAGCACCAACACCGCCAACTCCGAGGCCTGTGAAGAAGCCGCCGGCAGCACCTGCGCAGACACcggcgccaccaccaccaaggcCATGGAAGAAACCCGTGGCGCAGGCTGGAGCACCTGCACCCGTTGCACCACCTTCACCAAGGCCCGTAAAGAGACCAGTTGTAGCTGCCGCAGCACCAACACCGCCAACTCCGAGGCCTGTGAAGAAGCCGCCGGCAGCACCTGCGCAGACACcggcgccaccaccaccaaggcCATCGAAGAAACCCGTGGCGCAGGCTGGAGCACCTGCACCCGTTGCACCACCTTCACCAAGGCCCGTAAAGAGACCAGTTGTAGCTGCCgcagcaccaacaccaccaactcCAAGGCCTGTGAAGAAGCCGCCGGCAGCACCTGCGGCTTCAGCACCACCGTCTCCGAAGCCAGCCAAAAAACAAGCGGCGGCTGCAGCAAGTGCCCCGGTGTCTCCGAGGCCAGTGAAGCAGCCAGCTGGGACCCGTGCACGATCCCAACCAAAGAAACCGGCAACTAAGGCAAAGTCTCCTCCGGCCCCTCCTCCCGCCGCGTTGCCTGCACCAGCACCCGCAGCCGTACCCGTCACCCCAAAAATCAAACCCACTGACTTTGTCCCCGATTACCGTGAAAGAGTGCTGCAGATATTCCAACAGCTTGCGGAGATCAACAAAGCCTTGGATGAACGGTACAAGGCAAGCTCGTATGTTGTCGCTGTGGAGAGGCTAAAGCGGAATGATTACATCTATATGAACTTTCCACCAAACATCATGCCCCCTGGGGTAAACGACGAGGAGCGCAAACGGCTTGTGGCAAAGGTGAAAAATACGACGGCAATGGGCGACAAACTCAGGGAAAAGATCGTTGAGATCCTTACAACGGGTGATCTCGCCGAGCTCCATTTATTGCAGCAAACACCACTGATTCGTGCTGTAAGAGAACTCACACAGGTGCATGGCGTCGGGCCGCGCACGGCTGTGATTTTCTTCAAAAAGCACGGCTTGAAAACTGTCGAAGAACTGAGAAAGCGTGTGGAGGAACAAGAGGCtaatgaaggaggaaaaggaagtagTGGTGACAAGTCTGCACTAAAACTGACTGAGGCTCAGCGATTGGGACTCAAGTACTACAGCGATATTACTCAACGCATTCCACACGCAGAGGTTCGCCTGCACGAGGCTTTTCTTAAGCTGCGGCTGCGGAAGTACCTTGGGAAGAGCTACGAGCTTGCCATATGTGGGAGCTACCGCAGGCGGTTGGCAACGTCAGGAGATATAGATGTGCTTATCACACGCAAGATAGTAGCAGACGAAGGTGCAACACCCCAAGGCGCCAGTGAAGAAACCAGCAGGGAGAAGGACGGATCCCTCAAGGTCGAGAAACAGTTAGAACCACAGGAGGTTCTTGCAGCTTTTGTTTCCGCCCTGAAGGAGGAACGGTACATTGAAGCGACCCTTGCACAGGGAGCAACGAAATTCATGGGTGTTAGTCGTCTGAAAAGTTACAAATACAACGCCGGTACAGCGAACCCGAGGATGTACCCTGCACGACGGTTGGATATCCGCTTTGTGGAGCCAGAATGTTTTCCCGCGGCGCTTCTGTACTTCACAGGAAGCAAGAACTTTAATGTTGTCATGCGTGCGGAGGCTATCAAGCGCAACTTCATTCTCAATGAGTACGGCCTATTCCGTAACGATGCTACTGGGAATGAACCAACATCGTCCTCCGAAACCGGTGGCAGGGTTGCCGGAGATGGGGCTGACAAAGGTGCCATCCGCGGCCGCTGGAGCGCAGAGGCGTTTCAGAAGTTAGTCCGTGCGAATTATTACTCTGCCAAGTCCCCGGCATTTGTTGGCACAATAGAAGACGCGGTGGACGATGAAAAGGATGGCGAGGCGGCGGTCGGGAAGAACGCAAAGGGCTCAAGCGCAACGTCACgaaagcagaagcagcagcaggcgaAGGAGCTTGCAGCTCTCTGGCGTGAAGTAGAGGCCCGTCGCGTAAAGGTGAAACACGAACGTGAGATATTTGCAGCCTTGGGGATGGCATATGTTCACCCAGAGAAGCGGGATGTAGGAAcgaaaacagaagggaaCGTGGTTGGAGCAGATAAAAAACGAAGATCAAAATGA
- a CDS encoding UDP-Gal or UDP-GlcNAc-dependent glycosyltransferase, putative (UDP-Gal or UDP-GlcNAc-dependent glycosyltransferase, putative : curated by Mike Ferguson.) produces MFARVKRVRQKRSMFLTVIALIIGIVVLRKLIHYSVQKHQEMSDEYADRRARYDPSPHVDTPFQYISPEVLETWKSRDYLVALGVLSPDISVRRRRRFLQRMTCWTFPDVATKRNNFTGAMIPLYVLARHPVHNFKYSDILKEEARHWEDIITLPIDEGRVSTNKKMGDGTFWGPETEVGMSRKTFMWLDLALNLFGTATFISKADDDMYLRVPQQLANIRVLPTHKLYYGYSMPNRYPYQFRYADGSVFTISRDIAEKVVGYRPLRRLANQSYDRAYLKHYLLLFMDHEDMMVGHTIFRVAKDVTYATVRRCHFHNIYGRFDVSPLTFNSIMLHNIKESEYADLMRHFSNIKPTPTRYVKTSEGIFFECEFHSGRPLHLGGRW; encoded by the coding sequence ATGTTTGCTAGGGTTAAAAGGGTAAGGCAAAAGCGTTCTATGTTCCTTACTGTAATAGCCTTGATTATTGGTATCGTAGTGCTGCGGAAACTTATCCACTACAGCGTACAAAAACACCAAGAAATGAGTGATGAATATGCGGATAGAAGGGCCCGGTACGATCCGAGCCCGCATGTTGACACACCCTTTCAGTACATTTCGCCTGAAGTGTTGGAAACATGGAAGTCGCGGGACTATCTTGTGGCATTGGGGGTTTTGTCTCCGGATATTAGCGTGAGGCGGAGACGCCGCTTCCTTCAACGCATGACATGTTGGACGTTCCCCGATGTGGCTACAAAGAGGAATAACTTCACTGGGGCCATGATACCATTATATGTTCTCGCGCGGCATCCGGTTCATAATTTCAAGTACTCAGATATATTAAAGGAGGAGGCTCGTCATTGGGAGGACATTATCACACTTCCCATTGATGAGGGTCGCGTTTcaacaaataagaaaatggGAGATGGCACCTTTTGGGGACCCGAGACGGAGGTTGGTATGAGCCGAAAAACATTCATGTGGTTGGATTTGGCACTGAACCTTTTCGGTACTGCAACTTTCATTAGTAAAGCTGATGACGACATGTACCTTCGCGTACCACAGCAACTTGCCAATATACGCGTCTTGCCCACCCATAAATTGTACTATGGCTACAGTATGCCGAACCGCTATCCATACCAGTTCCGCTATGCTGATGGATCGGTCTTCACCATTTCCAGAGACATCGCTGAAAAAGTTGTGGGTTACAGACCCCTGCGCCGTCTCGCTAATCAATCATATGATCGCGCGTACCTTAAACATTatcttttgcttttcatgGACCATGAGGATATGATGGTGGGGCACACAATATTCCGCGTTGCAAAGGACGTTACTTACGCGACCGTTAGGCGATGTCATTTTCATAATATTTACGGAAGGTTTGATGTTTCCCCGCTGACGTTCAACTCAATCATGCTGCACAATATAAAGGAAAGTGAATACGCCGACCTGATGAGGCATTTCAGTAATATTAAACCAACTCCCACAAGGTACGTCAAAACTAGTGAAGGAATTTTCTTCGAATGCGAATTCCACAGCGGCAGACCTCTGCATTTGGGTGGAAGGTGGTGA